The Allochromatium tepidum genome has a window encoding:
- a CDS encoding alpha-D-glucose phosphate-specific phosphoglucomutase, producing METIRIATTPFEGQRPGTSGLRKKVRVFQQPGYLENFVQSILDTLPELRGGSLVVGGDGRYFNREAIQIILRLAAANGVRRLIVGRGGLFSTPAVSRVIRKYKTQGGIVLSASHNPGGPDEDFGIKFNSANGGPAPESVTEAIFERTKTIDRYLTLDTPPVDLDQIGTCQLGETEIEIIDPVSDYADLMEALFDFDAIHHLFNSGHFRMRFDAMHAITGPYAIEILENRLGAAPGTVMNGVPLEDFGGGHPDPNLAHAQELVAMMHGSDGLDFGAASDGDGDRNMILGRDCFVTPSDSLAILAANAHLLPGYRQGIRGIARSMPTSQAANRVADFLGIECFETPTGWKFFGNLLDAGRITLCGEESFGTGSDHVREKDGLWAVLFWLNLLAVRQQSVAEILTDHWKRFGRNFYTRHDYEGVDLEAAEGLVDHLRRLLPDLPGRQLGTETVSYADDFAYTDPIDGSVSERQGIRIGFESGARIVYRLSGTGTSGATLRVYLEYFEPDPALHHSDTQDAMRPLVLIARELAQIESRTGRTEPDVVT from the coding sequence ATGGAAACGATCCGCATCGCCACCACGCCGTTCGAGGGTCAGCGCCCCGGAACCTCCGGGTTGCGCAAGAAGGTCAGGGTCTTCCAGCAACCGGGCTACCTGGAGAACTTCGTCCAGTCGATCCTCGACACCCTGCCCGAACTCCGGGGCGGCAGCCTGGTGGTCGGCGGCGATGGGCGCTATTTCAATCGCGAGGCGATCCAGATCATCCTGCGGCTGGCGGCGGCCAACGGCGTGCGGCGGCTCATCGTCGGGCGCGGCGGACTGTTCTCGACACCGGCCGTCTCCCGTGTCATCCGCAAATACAAGACCCAGGGCGGCATCGTGCTCTCGGCCAGCCACAATCCCGGCGGGCCGGACGAGGACTTCGGCATCAAGTTCAATTCGGCCAATGGCGGCCCGGCCCCCGAATCCGTCACCGAGGCGATCTTCGAGCGCACCAAGACCATCGACCGTTATCTGACGCTCGACACGCCGCCGGTCGATCTCGACCAGATCGGCACCTGCCAGCTTGGTGAGACAGAGATCGAAATCATCGACCCGGTCAGTGACTATGCCGATTTGATGGAGGCGTTGTTCGACTTCGACGCCATCCATCATCTGTTCAACTCCGGCCATTTCCGGATGCGTTTCGACGCCATGCACGCCATCACCGGTCCCTATGCGATCGAGATCCTGGAGAACCGGCTCGGCGCCGCGCCCGGCACCGTGATGAACGGCGTGCCGCTGGAGGACTTCGGCGGCGGTCATCCCGACCCCAATCTCGCCCATGCCCAGGAACTGGTCGCCATGATGCACGGGTCGGACGGACTCGATTTCGGCGCGGCGTCCGATGGCGACGGCGACCGCAACATGATCCTCGGACGCGACTGCTTCGTCACCCCGAGCGACAGTCTCGCCATCCTCGCCGCCAACGCCCATCTGCTGCCGGGCTATCGGCAGGGCATCCGGGGCATCGCTCGCTCGATGCCGACCAGTCAGGCGGCCAATCGGGTCGCGGATTTCCTGGGGATCGAGTGCTTCGAGACGCCCACCGGCTGGAAGTTCTTCGGCAATCTGCTCGACGCCGGGCGCATCACGCTCTGCGGCGAGGAGAGCTTCGGCACCGGCTCCGACCATGTGCGCGAGAAGGATGGGCTGTGGGCGGTGCTGTTCTGGCTCAATCTGCTGGCGGTGCGTCAGCAGTCGGTCGCCGAGATCCTGACCGATCACTGGAAGCGCTTCGGGCGTAACTTCTACACCCGGCACGATTACGAGGGCGTGGATCTGGAAGCCGCCGAGGGGCTGGTCGATCATCTGCGCCGACTGCTGCCCGATCTGCCGGGGCGTCAACTTGGTACGGAGACCGTAAGCTATGCCGACGACTTCGCTTACACCGACCCCATCGACGGCAGCGTCTCCGAGCGTCAGGGCATCCGCATCGGCTTTGAGAGCGGCGCGCGGATCGTCTATCGGCTCTCGGGCACAGGCACCTCGGGGGCCACACTGCGGGTCTATCTCGAATACTTCGAGCCGGATCCGGCGCTGCACCACAGCGATACTCAGGACGCGATGCGCCCGCTCGTCCTCATCGCGCGCGAACTGGCCCAGATCGAATCCCGCACCGGACGCACCGAGCCGGATGTCGTGACCTGA
- a CDS encoding Hsp20 family protein, with protein MSTLDFSPLFRSMIGFDRLANALETAYRTEPGGYPPYNVELLDENRYRITLAVAGFTEGELSIEAKENLLTVNGQRQATESEGNFLYRGIANRAFERRFQLADYVKVEEARLENGLLHIDLVREVPEAMKPRRIEIRGAGANPAIEHAAAAKAA; from the coding sequence ATGTCCACGCTCGACTTCTCGCCCCTGTTCCGCTCCATGATCGGCTTCGATCGTCTGGCCAATGCGCTGGAGACGGCCTATCGCACCGAGCCGGGCGGCTATCCGCCCTACAACGTCGAGCTGCTCGACGAGAATCGCTATCGCATCACGCTCGCCGTAGCCGGTTTCACTGAGGGTGAACTGAGCATCGAGGCCAAGGAGAACCTGCTCACCGTCAATGGTCAGCGTCAGGCGACCGAGAGCGAGGGGAATTTCCTCTATCGCGGTATCGCCAACCGGGCCTTCGAGCGTCGTTTCCAGCTCGCCGACTATGTGAAAGTCGAGGAGGCGCGTCTGGAGAACGGTCTGCTGCACATCGATCTGGTGCGCGAGGTGCCCGAGGCAATGAAGCCGCGGCGCATCGAGATCCGTGGTGCCGGCGCCAATCCGGCCATCGAGCATGCAGCCGCCGCCAAAGCCGCTTGA
- the nspC gene encoding carboxynorspermidine decarboxylase codes for MTDLATPYYLIDESRLKHNLEIIRQVRERSGAKSVLALKCFSTWCVFDLMRRYMDGTTSSSLYEARLGYETFGGETHAYSVGFSRDEVLAVREFADKLIFNSLSQLRRFHPDVAGLNLGVRVNPGISYSNFDLADPARRYSRLGVSDTAALAEVAPWLKGLMFHFNCENPDVDNIRASLETLGREYGELLHRMEWVSLGGGLSFTQDGYALDAFCEALRAFSRTFDIQVYLEPGEAAVTQSTELVTTVLDVVHNEVDIAIIDASLEAHMLDHLVYRTHPRLASPPPGEHRMMVAGRTCLAGDVFGDFKLAAPLQVGDEVRIADAGGYTMVKVNWFNGVAMPAIVVRRLDGTLERVRAFGYEDFKRSLS; via the coding sequence ATGACAGACCTGGCCACACCCTATTACTTGATCGACGAGTCCCGGCTCAAGCACAACCTTGAGATCATCCGGCAGGTGCGCGAACGCTCCGGCGCCAAGTCGGTGCTGGCGCTCAAGTGTTTCTCGACCTGGTGTGTGTTCGATCTGATGCGCCGGTACATGGACGGCACCACCAGCAGTTCGCTCTACGAGGCGCGTCTGGGGTACGAGACGTTCGGCGGCGAGACCCACGCCTACAGTGTCGGCTTTTCGCGCGACGAGGTGCTGGCGGTGCGCGAGTTCGCCGACAAGCTCATCTTCAACTCGCTGTCGCAGCTGCGGCGGTTCCATCCGGACGTGGCGGGCCTGAACCTGGGTGTGCGCGTCAATCCGGGCATCAGCTATTCGAACTTCGATCTGGCCGATCCGGCGCGGCGCTATTCGCGGCTGGGCGTCAGCGACACGGCGGCGCTGGCCGAGGTCGCACCCTGGCTCAAGGGGCTGATGTTCCATTTCAACTGCGAGAACCCGGACGTCGACAACATCCGCGCCTCGCTCGAAACCCTCGGGCGCGAATACGGCGAGCTGCTGCACCGGATGGAATGGGTGAGTCTCGGCGGCGGGCTGTCCTTCACCCAGGACGGCTATGCGCTGGATGCCTTCTGCGAGGCTCTGCGCGCGTTCAGCCGGACGTTCGACATCCAGGTCTATCTGGAGCCGGGCGAGGCGGCCGTCACCCAGAGCACCGAGCTCGTGACCACCGTGCTCGACGTGGTGCACAATGAGGTCGACATCGCCATCATCGACGCCTCGCTGGAGGCGCACATGCTCGACCACCTCGTCTATCGCACTCATCCCCGGCTCGCGAGTCCGCCGCCCGGCGAACATCGGATGATGGTCGCCGGACGCACCTGTCTGGCCGGTGACGTCTTCGGTGACTTCAAACTGGCCGCACCGCTGCAAGTCGGCGACGAAGTACGCATCGCCGATGCCGGCGGGTACACCATGGTCAAGGTCAACTGGTTCAACGGCGTGGCCATGCCCGCGATCGTGGTGCGTCGGCTCGACGGCACCCTGGAGCGCGTGCGCGCGTTCGGTTATGAGGACTTCAAGCGCAGTCTGTCCTGA
- a CDS encoding saccharopine dehydrogenase family protein: MKKNVLIIGAGGVAHVAAHKAAMNNDVLGDICIASRTQSKCDEIIESIQRKGHLKDPSKKLYSRRIDALDIPATVELIRETNSEIVINLGQAFLNMSILEACLETGVAYIDTAIHEDPDKVCEDPPWYANYEWKRKDRCAEKGVTAILGAGFDPGVVNAYCALAVKRYFDKIETIDIIDVNAGSHGKYFATNFDPEINFREFVKVWTWIDRQWKEYPTHTVKRVYDLPVVGPSPIYLNGHDELHSLSQNIDAESIRFWMGFGDHYINVFTVLRTLGFLNHLPVKLADGQEVVPLKVVKALLPDPKTLAPNYTGKTCIGNFVKGIKDGKPRELLIYQVSDHKAAYEEVESQGISYTAGVPPVAAAMLIADGAWDTRTMVNVEELDPEPFIAILDRIGLPTEFKEIEPGSAESFDGTVRDLETEIAESTATVTISAANPMIAVAPKPR; encoded by the coding sequence ATGAAGAAAAACGTGCTGATCATCGGCGCCGGCGGCGTCGCGCATGTGGCCGCGCACAAGGCGGCGATGAACAATGACGTGCTGGGCGACATCTGTATCGCCTCGCGCACCCAGTCCAAGTGCGATGAGATCATCGAGAGCATCCAGCGCAAGGGGCATCTCAAGGATCCGTCCAAGAAACTCTATTCGCGCCGGATCGATGCGCTCGACATCCCGGCGACCGTCGAGCTGATCCGCGAGACCAACTCCGAGATCGTCATCAATCTCGGTCAGGCATTCCTCAACATGTCGATCCTGGAGGCCTGTCTCGAAACCGGCGTCGCCTATATCGACACCGCCATCCACGAAGATCCGGACAAGGTCTGCGAGGATCCGCCCTGGTATGCCAACTATGAGTGGAAGCGCAAGGACCGCTGCGCCGAGAAGGGCGTGACCGCCATCCTCGGCGCCGGTTTCGATCCGGGCGTGGTCAACGCCTACTGCGCGCTGGCGGTCAAGCGTTACTTCGACAAGATCGAGACCATCGACATCATCGACGTCAACGCCGGCAGCCACGGTAAGTATTTCGCCACCAACTTCGACCCCGAGATCAACTTCCGCGAATTCGTCAAGGTCTGGACCTGGATCGACCGTCAGTGGAAGGAGTATCCGACCCACACGGTCAAGCGCGTCTATGATCTGCCGGTGGTCGGCCCCTCGCCCATCTATCTCAACGGCCATGACGAGCTGCACTCGCTGTCGCAGAACATCGACGCCGAGAGCATCCGGTTCTGGATGGGCTTCGGCGATCACTACATCAACGTCTTCACCGTGCTGCGCACCCTGGGCTTCCTCAACCATCTGCCGGTCAAGCTCGCCGACGGTCAGGAAGTGGTGCCGCTCAAGGTGGTCAAGGCCCTGTTACCCGATCCCAAGACGCTGGCCCCAAACTACACCGGCAAGACCTGCATCGGCAACTTCGTCAAGGGAATCAAGGACGGCAAGCCGCGCGAACTGCTGATCTATCAGGTCTCGGACCACAAGGCGGCCTATGAGGAAGTGGAATCGCAGGGCATCAGCTACACAGCCGGCGTGCCGCCGGTCGCCGCGGCCATGCTGATCGCCGACGGCGCCTGGGACACCCGAACCATGGTCAACGTCGAGGAACTGGACCCGGAGCCGTTCATCGCCATCCTCGACCGCATCGGCCTGCCGACCGAATTCAAGGAGATCGAACCGGGCAGCGCCGAGTCCTTCGACGGCACCGTGCGCGATCTGGAGACCGAGATCGCCGAGTCGACCGCGACCGTCACCATCTCGGCGGCCAATCCCATGATCGCCGTCGCGCCCAAGCCGCGTTGA
- a CDS encoding arginine/lysine/ornithine decarboxylase encodes MRFRFPVVIIDEDFRSENASGLGIRALAKAIESEGLEVLGVTSYGDLTSFAQQQSRASCFILSIDDEEFGSGSPEEALEALATLRAFVQEVRLRNEDIPIFLYGETRTSRHIPNDVLKELHGFIHMFEDTPEFIARYVAREARVYLDSLAPPFFRALTHYAADSSYSWHCPGHSGGVAFLKSPVGQMFHQFFGENMLRADVCNAVDELGQLLDHSGPVAASERNAARIFNCDHLFFVTNGTSTSNKIVWHSTVAPDDIVVVDRNCHKSILHAIIMTGAIPVFLMPTRNHYGIIGPIPLDEFKPENIRRKIAANPFAKGIDAKPRVLTITQSTYDGVLYNVDTIKSLLDGEIDTLLFDEAWLPHASFHDFYVGMHAIGKDRPRCHESMVFATQSTHKLLAGLSQASQILVQESDQRRLDRNSFIEAYLMHSSTSPQYAIIASCDVAAAMMEPPGGTALVHESIMEALDFRRAMRKVDAEFGEDWWFKVWGPDYLAEEGIGERDDWMLHADDHWHGFGELAPGFNMLDPIKATVITPGLNMDGEFSESGIPAAIVTKYLAEHGIVVEKTGLYSFFIMFTIGITKGRWNTMVTELQQFKHDYDRNQPLWRVLPEFIQAHPRYEKIGLRDLCDEIHGIYKANDVARLTTDMYLSDIVPAMKPAVAFAKMAHREIERVRIDDLEGRVTSVLLTPYPPGIPLLIPGERFNATIVRYLQFAREFNTRFPGFETDIHGLVKEESGGEVGYFVDCVKPL; translated from the coding sequence ATGCGTTTCCGTTTTCCAGTCGTCATCATCGACGAGGACTTCCGCTCCGAGAACGCGAGCGGTCTCGGCATTCGCGCGCTCGCCAAGGCGATCGAGAGCGAGGGTCTGGAGGTGCTCGGCGTCACCAGCTATGGCGATCTGACCTCGTTCGCCCAGCAGCAGAGCCGCGCCTCCTGTTTCATCCTGTCGATCGACGACGAGGAGTTCGGCAGCGGCTCGCCCGAGGAGGCGCTCGAAGCACTGGCGACCCTGCGCGCCTTCGTCCAGGAAGTGCGGCTGCGCAACGAGGACATCCCGATCTTCCTCTACGGCGAGACCCGCACCTCGCGCCATATCCCGAACGATGTGCTCAAGGAGCTGCACGGCTTCATCCACATGTTCGAGGATACGCCCGAGTTCATCGCCCGCTATGTGGCGCGCGAGGCGCGGGTCTATCTCGACAGTCTGGCCCCGCCCTTCTTCCGCGCGCTCACCCACTATGCCGCCGACAGCTCCTACTCCTGGCACTGTCCGGGACACTCGGGCGGCGTGGCCTTCCTCAAGAGTCCGGTCGGACAGATGTTCCACCAGTTCTTCGGCGAGAACATGCTGCGCGCCGATGTCTGCAACGCGGTCGACGAACTCGGTCAACTGCTCGATCACTCCGGCCCGGTGGCCGCCTCCGAGCGCAACGCCGCGCGCATCTTCAACTGCGACCATCTGTTCTTCGTCACCAACGGCACCTCGACCTCGAACAAGATCGTCTGGCACTCGACCGTCGCGCCCGACGACATCGTGGTGGTCGACCGCAACTGCCACAAGTCGATCCTGCACGCCATCATCATGACCGGGGCGATCCCGGTGTTCCTGATGCCGACGCGCAATCATTACGGCATCATCGGCCCGATCCCGCTCGATGAGTTCAAGCCCGAGAACATCCGGCGCAAGATCGCCGCCAATCCCTTCGCCAAAGGGATCGATGCCAAGCCGCGTGTGCTGACCATCACCCAGAGCACCTATGACGGCGTGCTCTACAACGTCGACACCATCAAGTCGCTGCTCGACGGCGAGATCGACACCCTGCTGTTCGACGAGGCCTGGCTGCCGCATGCCTCCTTCCACGACTTCTATGTCGGGATGCACGCCATCGGCAAGGACCGCCCGCGCTGTCATGAATCGATGGTGTTCGCCACCCAGTCGACGCACAAGCTGCTCGCCGGACTCTCGCAAGCCTCGCAGATCCTGGTGCAGGAGTCCGACCAGCGCCGGCTGGACCGCAACAGCTTCATCGAAGCCTATCTGATGCACTCCTCGACCAGTCCGCAGTACGCCATCATCGCCTCGTGCGACGTAGCGGCGGCCATGATGGAGCCGCCCGGCGGCACGGCGCTGGTGCACGAGTCGATCATGGAGGCGCTCGACTTCCGGCGCGCCATGCGCAAGGTCGATGCCGAGTTCGGCGAGGACTGGTGGTTCAAGGTCTGGGGACCGGACTATCTGGCCGAGGAAGGCATCGGCGAGCGCGACGACTGGATGCTGCACGCCGACGACCACTGGCACGGCTTCGGCGAGCTGGCGCCCGGTTTCAACATGCTCGATCCGATCAAGGCCACGGTCATCACGCCTGGACTGAACATGGACGGTGAGTTCTCCGAATCGGGCATCCCGGCGGCGATCGTCACCAAATATCTGGCCGAGCATGGGATCGTGGTCGAGAAGACCGGGCTGTACTCGTTCTTCATCATGTTCACGATCGGCATCACCAAGGGCCGCTGGAACACCATGGTGACGGAACTCCAGCAGTTCAAACACGACTACGACCGCAATCAGCCGCTGTGGCGCGTGCTGCCCGAGTTCATCCAGGCCCATCCGCGCTATGAGAAGATCGGTCTGCGCGATCTGTGCGATGAGATCCACGGCATCTACAAGGCCAATGATGTCGCGCGCCTGACGACGGATATGTATCTGTCCGACATCGTGCCGGCGATGAAGCCGGCAGTGGCCTTCGCCAAGATGGCCCATCGCGAGATCGAACGGGTCAGGATCGATGATCTCGAAGGGCGCGTGACCAGCGTGCTGCTGACACCCTATCCGCCCGGTATTCCGCTGCTGATTCCGGGTGAGCGCTTCAATGCCACCATCGTGCGCTATCTCCAGTTCGCGCGCGAGTTCAACACCCGCTTCCCCGGCTTCGAGACCGACATCCATGGTCTGGTCAAGGAGGAGAGCGGCGGCGAGGTCGGCTATTTCGTCGACTGCGTCAAACCGCTGTGA
- the xthA gene encoding exodeoxyribonuclease III: MLKIVSFNINGVRARPHQVEALKAGLDPDIIALQESKVADEQFPLDWARELGYDTQIHGQKGHYGVALLSKQAPRTVIKGLPNDEAEAQRRLILGQYRLADGDEVTVINGYFPQGEGRDHPLKFPAKQKFYADLLNYLRTAFRPDQNLVLLGDMNVAPLDLDIGIGADNAKRWLRTGKCAFLPEEREWFQILLDWGLIDAYRARHPEAADRFSWFDYRSRGFEREPKHGLRIDHILVSAPLRERLLDVGIDYAIRAMDKPSDHCPVWITLDLPDLTAV, from the coding sequence GTGCTCAAGATCGTCTCGTTCAACATCAACGGCGTTCGCGCCCGCCCGCATCAGGTCGAGGCGCTCAAGGCCGGACTCGACCCCGACATCATCGCCCTGCAGGAATCCAAGGTCGCCGACGAGCAGTTTCCGCTCGATTGGGCGCGCGAACTTGGTTATGACACCCAGATCCACGGTCAAAAGGGACACTATGGCGTGGCGCTCCTGAGCAAACAGGCACCGCGCACCGTCATCAAGGGATTGCCGAACGACGAGGCAGAAGCCCAGCGTCGGTTGATATTAGGTCAATATCGGCTCGCCGACGGTGACGAAGTCACGGTCATCAACGGCTACTTCCCGCAAGGCGAGGGCCGCGATCATCCGCTGAAGTTCCCCGCCAAGCAGAAGTTCTATGCCGATTTGCTGAACTATCTGCGCACCGCCTTCCGCCCGGACCAGAACCTCGTCCTGCTCGGCGACATGAACGTCGCGCCGCTGGACCTGGATATCGGGATCGGCGCCGACAACGCCAAGCGCTGGCTGCGCACCGGGAAATGCGCCTTCCTGCCCGAGGAACGCGAGTGGTTCCAGATCCTGCTCGACTGGGGGCTGATCGACGCCTACCGCGCCCGCCATCCAGAAGCCGCCGACCGCTTCAGTTGGTTCGACTACCGCTCGCGCGGCTTCGAGCGCGAGCCGAAACATGGTCTGCGTATCGACCATATCCTAGTCTCCGCGCCCTTGCGCGAGCGCCTGCTCGACGTCGGGATCGACTATGCCATCCGGGCGATGGACAAACCTTCCGACCACTGCCCGGTGTGGATCACCCTGGATCTCCCCGACCTCACAGCGGTTTGA
- a CDS encoding methyltransferase family protein, which yields MSLPQAFKGHRGEYLVALQFVLFFAFILAPNWNPLASAGVLAVLEPVRWAALGALGLVALVFGGFGVLHIRDYLTPLPYPVDHSQLVKHGVYAWVRHPLYSSQLFAALGWTLYTLSLTHLLILAIGFVFFDYKAGKEEAWLTERHPEYTDYARAVRKFVPWIY from the coding sequence ATGTCACTGCCACAGGCGTTCAAAGGTCATCGCGGCGAGTATCTCGTCGCGCTCCAGTTCGTGCTGTTCTTCGCCTTCATCCTGGCGCCAAACTGGAATCCGCTGGCCAGCGCCGGGGTGCTGGCGGTGCTGGAGCCGGTGCGCTGGGCCGCGCTCGGCGCTCTGGGGCTGGTGGCGCTGGTGTTCGGCGGCTTCGGCGTGCTGCACATCCGCGACTATCTCACGCCCCTGCCCTATCCGGTCGACCACAGCCAGTTGGTCAAGCATGGCGTCTATGCCTGGGTGCGCCACCCGCTCTACAGCAGCCAGCTCTTCGCCGCGCTCGGCTGGACGCTCTACACCCTGAGCCTGACCCATCTGCTGATCCTGGCGATCGGCTTCGTCTTCTTCGACTACAAGGCCGGCAAGGAGGAAGCCTGGCTGACCGAACGTCATCCCGAATATACCGACTATGCGCGTGCGGTGCGCAAGTTCGTGCCCTGGATCTATTGA
- a CDS encoding PilZ domain-containing protein produces the protein MSTPNPLGGLGGQQRILSFAIKDKSSLYASYMPFIKNGGLFIPTNKSYQLGDEIFLLLQLMEEPDRIPVAGRVVWITPTGAEGNRAVGVGVQFNDQDKGATRRKIEEYLAGALASERPTHTL, from the coding sequence ATGAGCACACCCAATCCATTGGGCGGACTCGGTGGTCAGCAACGCATCCTGAGCTTCGCCATCAAGGACAAAAGTTCCCTGTATGCCTCGTACATGCCCTTCATCAAGAATGGCGGGCTCTTCATCCCCACCAATAAGAGCTATCAGCTCGGCGACGAGATCTTTCTGCTGCTCCAGTTGATGGAGGAGCCCGATCGCATCCCGGTCGCCGGGCGCGTGGTCTGGATCACGCCTACCGGAGCCGAGGGCAATCGCGCCGTCGGGGTCGGTGTGCAGTTCAACGATCAGGACAAGGGCGCCACCCGGCGCAAGATCGAGGAATATCTGGCCGGCGCGCTCGCCTCCGAACGTCCGACCCATACCCTGTAG
- the holB gene encoding DNA polymerase III subunit delta', translating into MSPTRAESAPSKSALPSPRSFEVPLPWTESIWSRLQASRAADRLAHGLLISGPNGVGKRALAHALAQSLLCRTPNAQGLACGQCADCHLLAAGSHPDLIEVGPDPESKSGEIPIDAVRQFAERESLTPSRAPFKVALIDPADRLNQAAANALLKTLEEPTGHSVLCLIGERIGRLPATIRSRCLLIPVPIPDEAAALSWLASREPRADWPLRLRLAHGAPLRALAESADDTRLEQRSQCLNGFLEIARGRGDPVTVAGRWNEIGAGRILDWLAGVMGDLLRLGVCATPPRLDHPDRRDELAALAQRLDPAAGHRFLKRILEARALGESNLNQQLLLESLAIDWSRIVRSAHSGTGGSSG; encoded by the coding sequence ATGAGTCCGACGCGCGCCGAATCCGCTCCGTCGAAATCGGCCTTGCCGTCGCCACGATCGTTCGAGGTTCCCTTGCCCTGGACGGAGTCGATCTGGTCGCGTCTGCAAGCTTCGCGCGCCGCCGATCGGCTGGCACATGGGCTGCTGATCTCGGGGCCGAACGGCGTCGGCAAACGTGCGCTGGCGCATGCATTGGCCCAGTCGCTGCTGTGCCGGACTCCGAACGCCCAAGGGCTGGCCTGCGGTCAGTGTGCCGATTGTCATCTACTCGCTGCCGGTAGCCATCCGGATCTGATCGAGGTCGGCCCCGATCCGGAGAGCAAATCGGGCGAGATCCCCATCGACGCGGTACGACAGTTCGCCGAGCGCGAGTCCCTGACCCCGAGCCGCGCCCCCTTCAAGGTCGCCCTGATCGATCCGGCCGACAGGCTCAATCAGGCCGCCGCCAATGCACTGCTCAAGACGTTGGAAGAGCCGACCGGACACAGCGTCCTCTGTCTGATCGGCGAGCGCATCGGACGCCTGCCGGCGACCATCCGCAGTCGCTGTCTGCTGATCCCGGTGCCGATTCCGGACGAGGCGGCGGCGCTGAGCTGGTTGGCCTCACGCGAACCGCGCGCGGACTGGCCGTTGCGGCTGCGTTTGGCGCATGGCGCCCCGTTGCGCGCCCTGGCCGAAAGCGCCGACGACACCCGGCTGGAGCAGCGCAGTCAGTGTCTGAACGGATTCCTGGAGATCGCGCGCGGACGCGGCGATCCGGTCACGGTCGCCGGACGCTGGAACGAGATCGGCGCCGGGCGTATCCTCGACTGGCTCGCCGGCGTCATGGGCGATCTGCTGCGGCTGGGCGTCTGCGCCACACCGCCCCGGCTCGATCACCCGGATCGACGGGACGAACTGGCGGCGCTGGCGCAACGGCTCGACCCGGCGGCGGGACATCGCTTCCTCAAGCGCATCCTGGAAGCACGCGCCCTGGGTGAGAGCAATCTCAATCAACAGTTGCTGCTGGAATCCCTGGCCATCGACTGGTCGCGGATCGTCCGGTCGGCACACAGCGGGACTGGAGGATCGAGCGGATGA
- the tmk gene encoding dTMP kinase: MAKRGRFITLEGIEGAGKSTQIAPLAELLRARGLEVLTTREPGGSPLAERLRALLLDPDNQGMSETTELLLMFAARSDHLERRILPALKAGHWVLCDRFTDSTYAYQGGGRGIDPVRIGLLETLVQGELRPDLTLVFDLPPELGLGRAKSCAGRVDRFESETQRFFEAARAVYLERAGANPERYRVIDATAPLETVTQAVGAELNAFVDLLESRS, from the coding sequence ATGGCTAAACGCGGACGCTTCATCACGCTCGAAGGCATCGAGGGTGCGGGCAAATCGACCCAGATCGCGCCTCTGGCCGAGCTGTTGCGCGCGCGCGGTCTCGAAGTGCTCACCACCCGCGAGCCGGGCGGCTCGCCGCTGGCCGAGCGTCTGCGCGCGTTGCTGCTCGACCCGGACAACCAGGGCATGAGCGAGACGACCGAGCTGCTGCTGATGTTCGCTGCGCGTTCCGATCATCTGGAGCGACGCATCCTACCGGCGCTCAAGGCCGGACACTGGGTGCTCTGCGACCGCTTCACCGATTCCACCTATGCCTATCAGGGCGGCGGGCGCGGGATCGATCCGGTGCGGATCGGTCTGCTCGAAACGCTGGTGCAGGGCGAACTGCGACCGGATCTGACGCTCGTCTTCGATCTGCCGCCGGAACTCGGACTCGGGCGTGCCAAGTCGTGCGCGGGTCGAGTCGATCGTTTCGAGTCCGAAACTCAACGCTTCTTCGAGGCGGCGCGGGCGGTCTATCTCGAACGGGCGGGGGCCAATCCGGAGCGCTATCGGGTGATCGACGCCACGGCCCCCCTTGAAACCGTGACTCAGGCTGTCGGTGCTGAACTGAACGCCTTCGTCGACTTGCTGGAGTCGCGCTCATGA